From the Gaiellales bacterium genome, the window GCGATTCGCGCCAGCCCTCGCCCGCGAGCTGCCAGCGCACCCGGGGGATCGCCGCCGGGTCGGAGCGACCCGCCAGCACAGCGTCGAAGAAGTCGAGCGGGGCCGCCAGGTAGCGCTCCAGCATGCCCTCGAGCGCTCGGTCGTCGATGGCGTGATCGTCCGCGGCCGCGACCGGCACCGCCTCGAAGCGGTAGTTCTCGTGGTCGGTCGCTCCCGCGTGCAGGTACTGGAACGCCGCCGTCGCCGGATCGCGCATCAGCGCCTCGTAGTCGAGCATGTGCGCCGGAGAGATGTTGTCGAACCAGCCGACGCCGTGCAGCGTCGGGATGCGCAGCAGCTCGAACGGGTGCGCACGGGGGAAGAGTGGGCGCCTGACGCGGCCGCGCGAGCGCCGGAGCACGTAATCGAACGACTCCGACCGCCGCCCGATCGCCTCGAAGGCGGGATCGAACACCTCTGCCAGGGGCCGCCGGCTCCAGTCGGGCGCCCAGGTGTGCGTGTGGGCGTCCGTCCAGTACTCGGCGAGGTAGTGGGCCCCGTAGAGCGGCGTCACGCCCTCGAGCCAGGAGTCGATGTCGGCGATCGTGACGCGCGGGACGATGGCCTTGAGCGCGGGATGCCCGCCGGCGACGGCCGCCCACTGCGTGAAACCGTAGTAGCTGTCGCCCCACATGCCGACGGTGCCGTCCGACCACGGCTGCCGGGCGATCCAGTCGATCGCGTCGTAGCCGTCCGGCACCTCGTTGACGAAGGCGACGGGCTCGCCTTCCGAGCGGAACTTGCCGCGCACGTCCTGCGGCACGAATGCGAAGCCGCGCGCGATCACGTGGGAGGCGATGAACGGCATCCAGCAGTAGCGGCCGTTCTTGTCGTACGGCAGCCGCACGAGCACGGCCGGGAACGGCCCCTCGCCTGCCGGCAGGTAGACGTCGGTCGCGA encodes:
- a CDS encoding CocE/NonD family hydrolase, which translates into the protein ATDVYLPAGEGPFPAVLVRLPYDKNGRYCWMPFIASHVIARGFAFVPQDVRGKFRSEGEPVAFVNEVPDGYDAIDWIARQPWSDGTVGMWGDSYYGFTQWAAVAGGHPALKAIVPRVTIADIDSWLEGVTPLYGAHYLAEYWTDAHTHTWAPDWSRRPLAEVFDPAFEAIGRRSESFDYVLRRSRGRVRRPLFPRAHPFELLRIPTLHGVGWFDNISPAHMLDYEALMRDPATAAFQYLHAGATDHENYRFEAVPVAAADDHAIDDRALEGMLERYLAAPLDFFDAVLAGRSDPAAIPRVRWQLAGEGWRESPSWPPPGASELRLFPAGGSFAAEPGPRAETTWVHDPGDLVPSTLVDPFALLHEYPDERAIDSRPDVLTFTTAALDEPLVLAGRVVAGLAASSDAGSLYLHVKLVDVHPDGRAHALLFGQAVVHGRDPLAEVYLGHTGYLVRAGHRLRLQVASSDFPVFLPHPGTAENPWDAIETRVNRQTLVTGGGSPSFLSLTVLPRER